From the Papaver somniferum cultivar HN1 chromosome 2, ASM357369v1, whole genome shotgun sequence genome, the window ATGTACATCTGTTATTGATTGACTGGTTACTCGTACGTAAACCCACGTGGTAGGTCGAGTGACTGGCCTTATATGTGAGGggcgtgtgaaaggacaatagtcccataTCACTAgaatccgcttaattaacttaaatataatatggatgggccgctccactcattgccaattagttttgagttggatgcctgcATACTTTAGCACTTACTTTTGAATCCAATCATCACAAATCATTACAATcatgtatatatatacatatgctAAGACAGTGTTAGTTGGGCACATGGTAAAGATGGTAAAGATTGAGTTCATGTTCTTGCATCAGAAGAACATGGTTCGTTTTTTGTTTGGATTTGATGGTTTTAAATTTATGATCCTGATGCTCCTGAGTTTTAATGGGTAATCATTATGAAGAATGTTTTTGATGAACTTGAAGGtttgtttttgaatgttgaatttGGAATCATATGAGCAGCCAATGGATAATAGTGAAACTAAATTTAatttagaagaagagaagagGTAATTGAAACTTGGGTTATTGAAAAAATATTAAATCCCATTGTAAGCACGAGatcgctatttttatttaaagTGAAACTTGGGTTATCGAAAATCAAAAAGGTAATCATTGCTTTTCCTTTGATGATGTAGTACGATGGATAAGGAAAACATTATACTATAAAAAATATTTGTTGTTAGAAATAGATAAGATCGGGGAAAATATGGAGTGCAgactttaaaaacaaaaataaaaactaaaaactaaaactgAATACCAAAGAAATAAATTTGACCAATGGTATGGGCCGAAATATGCATCCCGTTTTTAGAGGGATGCATAAATTCGGATTTGGCCTTAAACATAAGTGCACCTTTGTGTACCACAACTAAACCAGGTTGTACATTCTCCCGGTCACTATTGGTCTATTTTTACTCTAGTTATTTACTTAGTTAATTTCTTTAGGCATCAATTTGGGAATGGAAGTAAAAACTGGAAGTAGAACCAAATCATTATTAAGTATTAACTACACAAGTCGAGTGCATGTATATAGCAAATCAATGTCTGAATTTCAAATGCACATGAGATTTTTTACAAACTCAATTCGTAAAAAACAAAATGGAGAGGTACCTCACTGCACGTGGATTTCCATTAAGATTAAACcaaaatgatcaatatgaaagacaaataaagaaaaataagtaTGTACTTGAAACCCAAGGAATCATTTTACTTTGGACAATAATTCGACAATGAAAAATCATCGTTACCTGGGATTATAGAGACCAATGATAGAGGAGCTTCAGAGAGGAAATTGAGAGAAAAAAAATCTTCTGATTTATATTTGTCTTTCTTTATCTCGACTAAATCCCCAAACTAAATCGAACTAAACCCTCGTTTTTCAATTCTTCTCTCTTTCTATGATCTCGGAGAGAAAAAAGAATAATTTTTTGGGAGATGAAAATCATGATTCATTTCTGCTATTGTTAAAGGAGATATCTAACGGTTGAATTTCAATGTTGATTAATGACTGAGATTGGATGTGCGGACATTGAATGATATatggtaagaaaaaaaaaacgcttAGCagatatttttccttttcttccaaATTTTCTAGACGTCATTGATTTCTATTATCATCTGACCTTCAtggaatttggttttttaataaACCTTCGCAAACActcacaaaagaaagaaaaacaaaagataaacaagttttaattttcttttatgatATAAAACAAATTCATGTAAATCAAACAACTAAAAACATAATTACGTGCACATTCCCGCTTTTTATTTAATTTCTGATATTGATTTCGTTGATGTTACCGTTGATTCAACCTATGTTGTTGGAAACGTTTCTACCGATTTTTATAACAAAACCCATGCTTGATTAATCTCCAAAACTGTTTCTTCTGGTTATACCACAAAACCCACTGAAATTGATGTTCAACCAACCCATTTTTCAATCTTAAATGTTTCAACTAATTGTAGTGCAAACCCATTGATCTAGCGCCTGAAAATAAATCAGAAACCATTGGTTCATGCTTTAGAATGATATTTTATGATGCTGAGAAACGAGTAAGAAAAATGTTAagaaggaagaaacaaatttAGGATTTTGTGCTAAATTCTTTGTTTCTCGGATTTTCCTATTTCCGATGTAGGTATCTATTTTAACGGGTAACTAGGATTAGAAATATAACTTATAAGGATAGAATGTGCACCCCAGGTTGACATGGGTGCACATAGTTGAACTCCAAAAAGATTGTTACAATGCATATTCATATTACAAAAGATAAAAAATTGTAATTACATGCGAGGTTGCACTAGAGTGTCCCCAAAGTGTGATGCATGAGAGCTTGGAAAAAATACTAACCCTACTAGAATTAGTAATACAGTTTATCTTATTTGCCACCCCTAATATATCTATTTTTCAACTCTATTTAAATCTTATATCCTTATTTTTCATGTTTACTCTGTAACAATAACAGTTCTAAAATATCGTAAATACCTTTACCTAATTGATTTCTGTTTACACCTTATGTTTATTTGATACACCTAGACACCTAAAAAACCCCAACACCCGATTCTTTATTCACTTACCTTATAACCATAAACGTTTTATGTTCCACTTCCACTGCACAACTACTATTACTACTAGTCCACCATTATGATCATGGATGAACTATCTCATTCTCTTTCATAATCAAATGTCTTTATATTTCATACCTGGTGATACATTATCATCTACACTATTAAGTTTTTGTTTAGACATTTCGTAAAATACCTTGGGTGTATGATTTCCCTTCTTTTCCATTTTTCTTGATGCctctcaaacaaaaaaaaaaacctttgtaAATCCTTATTATTTATCTCTTTTTCAATTACATCAATTCGATTAAGTACAAAACTTATACGATTTTAGAGGCTCAATTCTGGTAATTGATCTTATCCTGATTATCAAAAATAACTTTTGctctgattttttttaatatcaaTGGAAAATAAGATCCATTTCCAGTTGACTTGACTTTTTGGATATATCGtagaattttgtaaataaatttgGAAATGGTGGGAAATAGGAAGATATACAGTGGTAATTAGGAATatcagaataaaaaaaatacgTTGTTGTTTTGGTTCGACAAAATGGTGAACTTTTTTTATCTCACACTTTCAGGCTTTGCCGCTAGTTGCACGGATTATAGTTTTACAACACTTCTTAGGTGATTGTATATGTCCGCGTTTGATACGTGTGATGAATGACGTAAGCTCATACATTGGATCACTTATTTTCTGCTTCACTggaaattaatatagtagtagTAAAGGACTTTCATATATAGTAATAAACTCTTTAGTCACTAAATGTTTCCTGAGGGGGATTCGTAAAAGGTTTTAAGCAAAACTATTGATAAAAGCCATTAAAATGTTTAAAATCAAACAAAGAAGAGAAATTTGATCAaagaatccttcgtcgttactaaACAATCATCAAACTGTATATCCGTTAATTTTTCATTAATCATACGCACGTTATCAAGAATTGTAAGATAGCAAGTACGCTCAGTTATCCCCAAAattcctagtatcaccggataagGAAGCAATATGGATTTTGTTCGTTCAAGCCCTCATAAAGCCCGCTCTCAAGGTGTACCCAGTCAAGTGTTACAAGTTtaatgaatttaggttgatcttAGCATATCAATACTTCTAGCGCAAGGTCTTGCTTACTAGTGCTATCCTTAAACATGATTGATCTACAAAAATGTTATGCAAGGTCTCATTTTCTTAGTTAATATCGATTTAATTGTTGGATTAAAACAATACTGCAACTACACCTAATTACTCTAAATAATAAAGACAAGCAACAGGGGGTGAAAACTCCAAATTAATTCATATATATTGGCTAAAATAATGTTTGAaaaattgaattcatccttactCAATACAAGATTAGCTATGACCATCAATGTAGTAACACGCGTGGTACACAAAATTAGAGAATTAAGAATCAAACTAATATTGCCAGAGCAAAACTTCATAAACCTAgcattttgtttcttgttgttcTAGTTCCAAAGCTTGACGTAAAGTTAAAAGTTTCACCAATTTGCTCTTTTGGAGTCTCTTAATATACCTAGAAGTTTAGAAAGGAACATGTACAATCTCATGCACCAAAATTTGCAAAATAGAATATTCCCAAGTTAGGGTAAATATTTCTTACAAGACAAGACCAAAGCACaacttcttgtttttcttcttgtaCAGACCCAATCAGGCCCaacaacaaacaaatatcaaatccAGGTTGGTTTTAGTAGTTTCACATCTTCATTTAATATTGAAACCGAGTAATTAATGGCTCGTGGATATCTTGTTTCATTCTCGACTGAAATGTAAAAGGCTCCTGGTTTTGAACAAGTTTTACAGAGATAACGAGCAACAACAATAATTCTGAGCAACAACTCGGTTTTGGGTCCTTCTATACTAGCAGTTCATCTCTCCATTGGTATTTTtaaagttattattattttttagatgatTCACTTAACATGGTAAACAAAACACACATAAAAAAAAGTGTAGTGCAAAGGAGTAATATACAAGAAATATATAGTTTGTATTAAAATTATATACACTTATTTGCGTGTTGGAAAATAATAGACAtattgatgatacaattatatatGTCAGGAGCATCTTCACGTAGTATATTACCTTGTACTAATAACATTTACATACGCTTATAAAGTATAGATTTTTGAATAAAATGTTTATAAAACTCAACTCTACTGAATAATTATGTCAAATACATTTATTTAATgttattttcttgtgtttttttctcCAGATGGTCCTTAATTGCGGGTAGAGTTTCGGGAAGAACAGCGAATGATATTAAAAATTTATATAATACTTATTTGAAAAAAACTTATTCagcaaacaaacaaaagaaattatACAAAAGTAACAATGGAGATCATCGACAAGTTCATGACCGTAGACGTCCTCCTCCGATATTAGTATCATCGATAATAATGATACAACTACTCCGAAGACAAAAGTTTTAAGACCTTTACCTCGAACCTTCTCCAAGAGATCTCAATGGACTCTAAACAAAGCATCAACATCAGTGCCAACAATAGGGATGGAAAATAACACTATTACTGCAAAAATTAGTACTTCGCCGACTAATGAAAATTTTAATAATCTTGAAGAGTtaacaaataataatttattatcaGTCGATGATTATTTTCCTCAGTTATCATCAAAAAACGTTAATAGCACAGATGATTACTACTGTAGTTTTGATGTTGGTCAAGGGGCAGATAAAGGATGTAAAGTTGGGGATtactggaacaatgatatgtatcTCGACGATGATCTATGGAAAATATTAGGGGAAGACGAAGAAGGACACTTTATCATATAATCAAGGACACTTTAGAAAATAAGAAATGCACACGTAGGAacaataaaatcataaaaattaaatGGTTTGTCTTTATAAGACAATTTCATAGTGCAATTtagtataatattttttttacccAGTTGTGTCATGTGAGCTCAGATCTAAGCTCCTCTTTCCTCCTAGGTTCGGGATCTAtagttcttttatttatttatttctgagTTTGTAGAATTTTAGGGTGTTATTTCTTATTTGCTTGTACTTGAGTAATGGTGCTTATTACCTGCGAATTAACGGTTCCTGGGTTTCAATACATGTGTAATTCGCCATACTTAATTTATAATtaattttctttacttttttaTGAGTTAGTGGATTTTATATTGAGTTGTCATTGGTTAATTTGATCAAAATGATAATATAGAttccttattgttagagcacttctcgtcCGAACTGgaaaacgttgctatctcaaccttgtttgtcaagtttaattgatcaaaactattgttagagcattgctcggtcgaactcgcatgcgctgctatctcaagcatgtttgtcagtgttagttatcaaaactataagccttgatttctagtatattatagctaagtctcggactaggatataaagtgtagttgagctcaaggaattcatggcgattcatcatacaagtagaagaactactcaaggaaccggtgtaacttctcgataaaaaggtatgtgaagaatggaacttatctgtcactcaaaattatatctactctatctcctactctttgagacaagaagtcgtatgctatatatatagacttggattatacacatttggtatttcgagccaagtatacctcgcctatctatatctcgaaatatgtgttggtaagcttttcgcttcgatcaagtttatcttttccatgtgacgaaagtcatgatatgtttcaatcatcttgaaaattgctttgacgagaaatggtgtaacaactgtataacgtcctctaagaatgtttcaatgattgaaatgagagtttagattacataaccaatggtggacataagcattgttgtggaaaaacatttatttataagtcttattccttgaaccaaagtttgcgaactttgttgatcaagagaaccggaagaatggcatgagccaagtccgcgaactgccgaagttctcaaacccgagaatttctgttagagttgacaaacttcttgcgtgaatctaagtctgcgaacccagtccacgaaccgacgaagttctcatacccgagaatttctactggagtttgtaaactctgcccgataacttaagtccgcgaacctagtctgcgaacttgagaaggttatatatctgaagatgatttctgaacttaaacttacaaatactaaggaatgcagttcgcaaaccgtggctataaaagttcatgaaccaattcaagtgaatcaaatcatctttgcttcaattgtgtcttgtgtagtacatgagatttccttgcaattgaacaactctctaactagttcattttgaattcatttgaactagttatggtgaagaagaacatggttgatatgaaatgctcatatggctaaccttttggtcaactattgttgaaccaacaagtgaatacgtttgggtacggttaacaaacccaaaagcgtgcattgtcaagtgtgtaactgatgagtgccaaatattgtatatatttatccctttttgttggcattttaactcatcttttgtgcattaattctacattttatcccatattctgtattttcatcattttcaagaataaatatttttcttacttaattttgcatttttaggtaataaataaagattggatgagttgcggagcaaaaagagcagaaaagtggtgaaaagccgggagaaattacgcaaggaagccgcaaagaatggagcgcacgtccaaaaaggctagcaatgggcttaacaaggaagagattgttctcacaagaagaaatgggctcagaattatcccaagcccaacttatctcccaagccAAATAACAAGACCCAAAGCccattctcctgtagccgtcagattggatccatctacatccaatggtcgcagcatcgtcaGTGCATCGAGgtctgaagatcctgcttcacactacagcacctaactccatctggtgccgttaaattcgttgtatctcgcaatccaacggtcggTTAATCCAGTATCCTTGACGCCGTTCGATTCCTTCCAAATTCCACCATCCACCGCTCAGCTTCGccgaacatcgaactcgatgatctcgctacacaccatagtgaccgaaccctatgacctagccaaacagccccttcttcccattctatcgacctcctccttcttctccatccctctgcagagaaactaccaccaccaccatacctcacctgctacttccatcatccatcgctcctgtcaccaccatttctaccaccaactcctctgtctcaatcacctatacatccccctactctctagccatctattacatcagcccatcacccctctttctcgctggaaccctaggcgtgaagagttgatgagatagatgaggctatagattgaaattgagggcagagaaggatcgagagagaagagaagaggcatgggtcaccaccaattcaacggatttggtgagtaaatttcggattttcaaaaccctaatttcaaaattagggttcacaaaaattgggtattttgtatgttataaatagagagtgtgtagagcaatttaagggtgttcttggactagccaagttaccaattaggtttaatttcaattttaatttcaactgtttaattttagggtttcaaaatttcaattagatttcaatttagggtttcaattttaattccctgttatgtttcaattctaatttcactgcatatgttcaatgtgtgatgttcctgttaatgttaaatgttgtttacatatgtcctgttaatatgtgttgttcctgttaaatgttggtgttccatgtaatgttagtttagtggaatgttaggctagaaatctcagtgcattgtgttgattgagtagtggggagaaactagtgctcactagtgacaatgagcaagctagttctcttcccactctagatgaatgcctaaagccattgccttggctttgcttttctttccttttttttaactgttttgttacttcttcttctccctgcccttggctaacagccttggtttatttggttttgtttccagttacctttgcttcactatcacatttactttactttctgtcactaattcagttacaccaaaacagctcagttgtgttttaacacaaca encodes:
- the LOC113351693 gene encoding transcription factor MYB113-like — encoded protein: MEGTSATSSSLKGLREGAWSEEDDLLLRKFIEKNGPGKWRQVPLRAGLNRCRKSCRLRWLNYLQPNIKRGAFEPDEVDLITRMHKLLGNRWSLIAGRVSGRTANDIKNLYNTYLKKTYSANKQKKLSTTPKTKVLRPLPRTFSKRSQWTLNKASTSVPTIGMENNTITAKISTSPTNENFNNLEELTNNNLLSVDDYFPQLSSKNVNSTDDYYCSFDVGQGADKGCKVGDYWNNDMYLDDDLWKILGEDEEGHFII